In Tumebacillus amylolyticus, the genomic stretch TTTACACTCACTCCGTGGTTTGCGCAGTGGTTTACTTCGGATCGGGATGTGATTGAACTGGTCACGACTGCGTTGCGCATCGACGCGTTTGGGCAACCCGCATTGGCGGTCAGCTTGATTTTGGCTGGTGCCCTGCAAGGGGCGGGTGATACCAAGAGCCCGATGTACAGTACACTGGTTGGCATGTGGGCAATCAGAATTATTGGGGTGTACATACTCGGGATTCACATGCAGATGGGAATTGCCGGTGTCTGGTTGTCCATTGTCATCGATTTGCTGATTCGAGCGGTGTATCTGTATCTTCGAATGAAAAAGAGATTTCAGGAGGGAATCGCATGGTGATCCAGGCAAATATGCCAGTGAATCGGATTGTAGAGGTGTGGGGAATAACACAAGAGGTCTTCCAAAGACTTAAGATTCAAGTCGACAGCAGAGAGACTTTGAAGGAACTTGTTCATGAAAATGAATTGCTTCACTTGATTGAGGAGCTGAACCATCTTGTCGGCAGCTCCGGAAAGACTTGCACGGAGGGTGGCTGAAAGGTTTAACAGAAGGAGTAGGTTACTTCTTGAAGCAACGATGAAAACGCGTGAGAGAAGGGCCTGTGAAAACGGGTCTTTTTTTGTTTACGCCGGGTCTCCTTTGGGGAAGATCGTAACGAACGATTTCACAACGGCTTGCATACCATATGGGGGTATGGTATTGTGGTTTCAAATCAAACAAAAGGAGCTGTTCCACATGACAAACGTCTTGAAGGTTGAAGGTATGTCCTGCGGTCACTGTGTCAAAGCCATCGAGGGGGCGCTGTCTGAAATCGGCGTCACAGGGAGCGTTGACCTTACCAACAAAACGGTTACCGTCGAATACGACGAGGCTCAAAAATCTTTGAAAGACATCAAAGCCACTATTGAAGATGCGGGCTACGATGTCATCTAACCGGCCGCTTCGTGCGGCTCTTTTTTTCAAACTCAACATACCCCATGTGGGTATCAATAGATGAGAGGGGGACTCTCAATGGAAATGAAACAAACCAGCCTTCAGATCACGGGTATGACCTGTGCTGCCTGTGCGAACCGAGTGGAGAAGGGCCTTCGAAAGGTGGAAGGTGTGCAAGAAGCGAACGTGAATTTTGCGTTGGAGCGGGCCACGGTTACCTACGATCCTACCCAGACGGACTTGACTGCATTTGAAGAACGCGTCCAAAAACTTGGCTACGGTGTCGCACATGATTCCGTAGAACTGGAACTCACCGGCATGACTTGCGCGGCCTGTGCGAATCGGATCGAGAAGGGCTTGAACAAAATGCCGGGCGTCACGAAAGCGACTGTTAACTTCGCGTTGGAGACTGCACACGTCGAGTACGCGAGCGGTGCCGTTACGGTGGAAGATATGACGCAACGTGTGAAAAAACTAGGCTATGAGGCCACTCCCAAACAGGAGAGCCGCGCAAGTGAAGGAGAACGCCGTCAAGTAGAGATCACCAAGCAGAAGCGCAAGTTTTTGATCTCAGCGCTCTTGTCCCTGCCGTTGCTTTGGACAATGGTTGGCCACTTCTCCTTCACCTCTTGGATCTGGACGCCCGAGTTTTTCATGAACCCTTGGGTGCAATTCCTCTTGGCGACGCCGGTGCAATTCGTGATCGGGGCGCAGTTCTACGTGGGATCCTACAAGGCCCTGCGCAACAAAAGCGCCAACATGGATGTCCTTGTAGCACTAGGCACTTCTGCTGCCTACTTCTACAGCTTGTACCAAACCATTGCCAGCTTCACAAACCCGCATCATAACGGCGTGGAACTCTACTACGAAACTTCTGCAATCTTGATCACGCTGATCCTGCTCGGCAAACTCTTCGAGATGATGGCGAAGGGCCGCACATCCGAAGCGATCAAAAAGCTTATGGGCCTGCAAGCAAAGACCGCCACGGTCATTCGCGAAGGCCAGGAACAAAGTGTGCCGCTCGAAGCTGTCATCGTCGGGGATCTCGTGCTCATCAAGCCGGGTGAGAAGATTCCAGTCGACGGCGAAGTACTTGAAGGCACCTCGGCGGTTGACGAGTCCATGCTGACAGGCGAAAGTCTCCCTGTCCACAAAGAACCGGGTGAATCCGTCATCGGCGCCACCGTTAACAAAAACGGTGTCCTGAAAGTCCGTGCGCAAAAAGTTGGCAAAGAAACAGCACTTGCCCAGATCATCAAAGTGGTGGAAGAGGCGCAGGGTTCCAAAGCGCCGATCCAACGGGTGGCCGACAAAATCTCTGGCATCTTCGTCCCGATCGTTGTTGGGATTGCGGTGGTCACGTTCTTCATTTGGTACTTTGGCGTCGATCCGGGCAATTTCCCAAGCGCGCTTGAAAAGCTAATTGCTGTCCTCGTCATCGCCTGCCCCTGTGCGCTGGGGCTTGCTACACCGACATCGATCATGGCAGGCTCCGGCCGTGCGGCGGAATTCGGCATCCTGTTCAAAGGCGGCGAACATTTGGAAGCCACACACAAACTGGACACCGTGCTGGTCGACAAAACAGGAACCGTTACCAAGGGAAAGCCCGAACTGACGGACGTACTGGTGTCCGGCACGCTCGACGAAACGGTATTACTCCGATTGGTTGCGAGCGCCGAGAAAAACTCGGAGCATCCCTTGGCGGAGGCCATCGTGGCGGGGGCTCTTGTAAAAGGCATCGACTTGGCACCGGTCGAGGGATTCGAAGCCATCCCAGGTTACGGCATTCGATCTGTCGTGGGAGGCAAGGAAGTCCTCGTCGGCACCCGCAAACTGATGATTCAACATCAGGTCGCAGCCGAAGAGGGATTCTCCGTGATGGAGACTTTTGAAATCCAAGGCAAAACTGCGATGCTGGTCGCTGTTGAAGGAACGTACGCAGGTCTTGTCGCCGTGGCCGACACCGTGAAGGAAACTTCCAAGGAGGCCGTCGACCGCTTGAAGCAGTTGGGTATCCAAGTCGTCATGATCACGGGAGACAATCAGCGCACCGCGAACACCATCGCCCGCGAAGTCGGCATTGAACACGTGCGTGCAGAAGTTCTGCCGGAGCAAAAAGCGGCAGAGGTCAAGAAATTTCAAGAGCAAGGCAGAGTGGTTGCTATGGTCGGCGACGGAATCAACGACGCTCCTGCCCTAGCGACTGCAGACATCGGGATGGCGATGGGCACAGGGACTGACATTGCCATGGAAGCAGCCGACGTAACCCTTATGCGTGGCGACTTGCGCAGTATCTCCGACGCAATCTTCATGAGCCGCAAGACGATGGCGAATATCAAGCAGAACTTGTTCTGGGCCTTGATCTACAACGCAATTGGCATCCCGATTGCTGCCAGCGGCTTCCTCGCTCCATGGGTGGCGGGTGCGGCCATGGCGTTCAGCTCGGTGTCGGTTGTACTCAATGCGTTGCGCTTGCAACGAGTGAAGTTGTAGGATGAAGGGTAGAGAGGGGGTCCTGCTATGGAGAATGAGAACGGACGAAGCAGTCACCATTCGCACAAAACGAAGTCAGACCTACTGACTCGATTGAATCGAATCGAGGGCCAAGTTCGCGGCATCAAGGGCCTCATTGAAAAGGACACCTATTGTGATGACGTGCTGAACCAGATCGCCGCCGTACAATCTGCACTTAACAGTGTGGGCAAACTCCTGCTGACCCAACATATGAAAACCTGTGTCGTCGAGCGGATTCAAGAGGGCGACCATGAAGTGATTGAAGAGTTGATGAAGACGATGGGAAAACTCATGAAATAACAGCACACAAAAAAGACCCGATGCCTATGGCAAACGGGTCTTTTTTCGTATTAGACGGCTTTGGCGATCTTCTCTAAGACGGTGAGGTCGGTGCCGAATTTGCACATCGCGTCGCAGTCACACCGGAGTTCGTTGAACAAGATGTAGGAGAGACGGAGCGATTCATTCGTGCGGAAGGACGGTCGTAACAGTTGGGCTTTGATCTCCTTCTCCCGCTTGTTCGGGGCGATGAGGAACAGTTTCTGGGCAGTGTGTCCCAATGAGAGCGAGAGATCATGCAGCCGCAGAATTCCGGAATAGATCGATGTGCTTTTTTCTACTTCGAAGGCGCTGATGAT encodes the following:
- a CDS encoding cation transporter → MTNVLKVEGMSCGHCVKAIEGALSEIGVTGSVDLTNKTVTVEYDEAQKSLKDIKATIEDAGYDVI
- a CDS encoding heavy metal translocating P-type ATPase; amino-acid sequence: MEMKQTSLQITGMTCAACANRVEKGLRKVEGVQEANVNFALERATVTYDPTQTDLTAFEERVQKLGYGVAHDSVELELTGMTCAACANRIEKGLNKMPGVTKATVNFALETAHVEYASGAVTVEDMTQRVKKLGYEATPKQESRASEGERRQVEITKQKRKFLISALLSLPLLWTMVGHFSFTSWIWTPEFFMNPWVQFLLATPVQFVIGAQFYVGSYKALRNKSANMDVLVALGTSAAYFYSLYQTIASFTNPHHNGVELYYETSAILITLILLGKLFEMMAKGRTSEAIKKLMGLQAKTATVIREGQEQSVPLEAVIVGDLVLIKPGEKIPVDGEVLEGTSAVDESMLTGESLPVHKEPGESVIGATVNKNGVLKVRAQKVGKETALAQIIKVVEEAQGSKAPIQRVADKISGIFVPIVVGIAVVTFFIWYFGVDPGNFPSALEKLIAVLVIACPCALGLATPTSIMAGSGRAAEFGILFKGGEHLEATHKLDTVLVDKTGTVTKGKPELTDVLVSGTLDETVLLRLVASAEKNSEHPLAEAIVAGALVKGIDLAPVEGFEAIPGYGIRSVVGGKEVLVGTRKLMIQHQVAAEEGFSVMETFEIQGKTAMLVAVEGTYAGLVAVADTVKETSKEAVDRLKQLGIQVVMITGDNQRTANTIAREVGIEHVRAEVLPEQKAAEVKKFQEQGRVVAMVGDGINDAPALATADIGMAMGTGTDIAMEAADVTLMRGDLRSISDAIFMSRKTMANIKQNLFWALIYNAIGIPIAASGFLAPWVAGAAMAFSSVSVVLNALRLQRVKL
- a CDS encoding metal-sensitive transcriptional regulator yields the protein MENENGRSSHHSHKTKSDLLTRLNRIEGQVRGIKGLIEKDTYCDDVLNQIAAVQSALNSVGKLLLTQHMKTCVVERIQEGDHEVIEELMKTMGKLMK